One Arthrobacter sp. StoSoilB19 DNA window includes the following coding sequences:
- a CDS encoding dodecin, whose product MSNHTYSISEIVGTSTQGVDDAVRNGIAKASQTLRNLDWFEVKEVRGHLEDGKIADWQVTIKIGFRLEEH is encoded by the coding sequence TTGTCCAACCACACGTACAGCATTTCTGAAATTGTCGGCACCTCCACCCAGGGCGTGGATGACGCCGTCCGCAACGGTATTGCCAAGGCATCCCAGACCCTGCGGAACCTTGACTGGTTTGAGGTCAAGGAGGTCCGCGGCCACCTGGAGGACGGGAAGATCGCAGACTGGCAGGTCACCATCAAGATTGGCTTCCGCCTGGAAGAGCACTGA
- a CDS encoding FUSC family protein, with amino-acid sequence MKRVMEQVRALHRLEPANNDHLAALRVALSVAVPSLLLLAAGRTDLMIYAVFGALTGMYGRSEPHQLRLRHQGQAALVLLTGVAVGVTLSINHIHSWWLVAVEATLAGVGSVYSDRVHLKPNGPFFGILALGACASVPTTVPWYAAILIAGGSALFSILIGFSGWMRRRAWKPGATRGVPARSSAGRRELAVHAARYVLAVGAAGTVGVISGSGHPHWAMAAAAVPLAGADLPSSVRRGVHRIVGTFLGLAVTAVVILPGPWALAALYPAFEEPAHHATVLALLVILFQFATELFMTRHYGLAMVWFTPVILLMTQLAFPAEPQVLILERAVETLVGALLGILVVVAVRRPGARTPAAFPALLRFPRRPRH; translated from the coding sequence ATGAAGCGCGTCATGGAACAGGTCCGCGCGCTGCACCGGCTTGAACCTGCCAACAACGACCATCTTGCCGCCCTGCGCGTGGCCCTCAGCGTGGCGGTCCCGTCGCTGCTCCTGCTGGCCGCGGGCCGGACCGACCTCATGATCTACGCCGTGTTCGGCGCATTGACCGGCATGTACGGCCGGTCAGAACCCCACCAGCTGCGGCTCCGGCATCAGGGCCAGGCCGCCCTGGTGCTGCTCACCGGGGTAGCCGTGGGGGTGACGCTGTCCATCAACCACATCCACTCTTGGTGGCTGGTGGCGGTGGAAGCCACGCTGGCTGGAGTGGGCTCAGTGTACTCGGACCGGGTACACCTGAAACCGAACGGGCCCTTCTTCGGCATCCTTGCCCTGGGTGCCTGCGCCTCCGTTCCCACCACAGTCCCCTGGTACGCCGCCATACTCATCGCGGGCGGGTCCGCGCTCTTCTCCATACTGATCGGCTTCAGCGGCTGGATGCGCCGGAGGGCCTGGAAACCCGGCGCCACCAGGGGCGTGCCGGCCCGCTCATCGGCGGGACGGCGCGAGCTGGCCGTCCACGCTGCCAGGTACGTCCTGGCCGTCGGTGCTGCCGGGACCGTGGGGGTCATCAGCGGCAGCGGCCACCCGCACTGGGCGATGGCCGCAGCCGCCGTACCGCTCGCCGGCGCAGACTTGCCCAGCAGCGTCCGGCGCGGTGTCCACCGCATCGTGGGGACGTTCCTTGGCCTGGCGGTTACCGCCGTCGTCATTCTTCCGGGCCCCTGGGCGCTCGCTGCGCTCTACCCCGCCTTTGAGGAGCCGGCGCACCACGCCACGGTGCTGGCCCTGCTGGTCATCCTCTTCCAGTTCGCCACCGAGCTGTTCATGACCCGGCACTATGGCTTGGCGATGGTCTGGTTCACGCCGGTGATTCTGCTGATGACCCAGCTGGCCTTCCCTGCCGAACCGCAGGTCCTGATCCTTGAGCGAGCGGTGGAAACGCTGGTGGGCGCACTGCTGGGGATCCTGGTGGTGGTGGCTGTCCGCCGCCCCGGCGCCCGCACGCCTGCCGCGTTCCCGGCGCTACTTCGGTTTCCGCGCCGGCCCCGCCATTAG
- a CDS encoding SDR family oxidoreductase, with protein MTPTTSRTTALVTGASAGLGHEFARQLAAQGHDLVLVARNASRLAETAEDLRRRYGITAEVLPADLTDDDDVAAVVERLEDTSRPVGILVNNAGIGLLHNFEDNHAAEEKKHLKLHTETAMVLTHAALKGMLERGQGRIINVASVAAFLPRGTYSAAKAWLVSFSRWANLAYRSRGIKVTAVCPGFTHTEFHDRMGMDKSVAPSWTWLRADRVVREGLADNERGKAVSIPSKRYKVVAAVAKVAPARLMAGPARKPK; from the coding sequence ATGACGCCTACCACCTCCCGAACCACAGCACTCGTCACCGGGGCCAGCGCCGGGCTCGGCCACGAATTCGCCAGGCAGCTTGCCGCCCAGGGGCATGACCTGGTCCTGGTGGCGCGCAACGCGTCGCGGCTGGCGGAAACAGCAGAGGACCTCCGTCGCCGGTACGGAATCACGGCTGAGGTGCTTCCCGCAGACCTGACGGACGATGACGACGTTGCCGCCGTCGTCGAACGCCTGGAAGACACCAGCCGCCCGGTGGGAATCCTGGTGAACAACGCAGGGATCGGCCTGCTGCACAACTTCGAGGACAACCACGCGGCAGAGGAGAAGAAGCACCTGAAGCTGCACACGGAAACGGCCATGGTGCTGACACATGCGGCGCTCAAAGGCATGCTGGAGCGCGGGCAGGGCAGGATCATCAACGTGGCCAGCGTGGCGGCGTTCCTGCCGCGCGGCACGTATTCGGCGGCCAAGGCCTGGCTGGTGAGCTTCAGCCGGTGGGCCAACCTGGCTTACCGCAGCCGGGGCATCAAGGTCACGGCGGTCTGCCCCGGCTTCACCCACACCGAGTTCCACGACCGGATGGGGATGGACAAGTCCGTGGCCCCGTCCTGGACGTGGCTGCGGGCGGATCGGGTGGTCCGTGAAGGGCTGGCGGACAACGAGCGCGGCAAGGCCGTGTCCATCCCGTCCAAGCGCTACAAGGTGGTGGCAGCGGTGGCCAAGGTTGCTCCGGCGCGGCTAATGGCGGGGCCGGCGCGGAAACCGAAGTAG
- a CDS encoding GntP family transporter: MNHLMTPLIQRAADAPAIKPAVELGTPVLLTIAAVGIAILLVMIIRFKIQAFVALLTVSILVAVAATIPLQDIFTVVSGGVGSTMGKVAILIALGAVLGRMIEVSGGVQSLADHFTRKLGARRVAVALTAVGFLVAIPVFFEVGIIVLVPIVYAFAKIAKVHPVKFGLPMAGIMLAIHVAVPPHPGIVAGAGVLGADIGLIALISLLICIPLGFLSYWVAAIMNRKDYELLPAVKAQVEEFGSDSLVKVGHDGPGAAAIAPPRPALIIFLIAAPIVQILLGTAGTLILPKSHPLYGLAAFVGNPFLALLVAVALSFFLLAVRRGWSFKETGEIFEGSLPPIASILMVVAAGGVFGNVLQVSGIGSALSKTLDTLGVPLLLLGFIISLALRAAQGSATVAIVTTTGLLSAAVSGGGYSPAQIAVIVIAIGFGALGLSHVTDAGFWVVVRYYGLTVSDGLKTWTVLTTVLGLAGFALTFVAWILVGGLGA; this comes from the coding sequence GTGAACCACCTCATGACCCCGCTGATACAGCGGGCGGCCGACGCCCCGGCCATCAAGCCCGCCGTTGAGCTGGGCACCCCGGTACTGCTCACCATCGCGGCGGTGGGCATTGCCATCCTGCTGGTGATGATCATCCGCTTCAAGATCCAGGCCTTCGTGGCCCTGCTTACCGTCAGCATCCTGGTTGCCGTGGCTGCCACCATCCCGCTGCAGGACATCTTCACGGTGGTGTCCGGCGGCGTGGGCAGCACCATGGGCAAGGTGGCCATCCTGATTGCGCTTGGCGCCGTGCTGGGCCGGATGATCGAGGTGTCCGGCGGCGTCCAGTCCCTCGCGGACCACTTCACCCGCAAGCTGGGCGCCAGGCGGGTGGCCGTAGCGCTCACCGCCGTCGGCTTCCTGGTGGCCATCCCCGTCTTCTTCGAAGTCGGCATCATCGTGCTGGTGCCCATCGTGTACGCGTTCGCGAAGATCGCCAAGGTCCACCCGGTCAAGTTCGGCCTGCCCATGGCCGGCATCATGCTCGCTATCCATGTGGCAGTCCCGCCGCACCCCGGGATTGTGGCCGGTGCGGGCGTGCTGGGTGCCGACATCGGACTCATCGCCCTGATCTCACTGCTGATCTGCATCCCGCTGGGCTTCCTGTCCTACTGGGTTGCCGCCATCATGAACCGCAAGGACTACGAACTGCTGCCGGCCGTCAAGGCCCAGGTGGAGGAGTTCGGCTCCGACTCGCTGGTCAAGGTGGGCCACGACGGCCCCGGTGCCGCCGCCATCGCACCTCCCCGGCCGGCCCTGATCATCTTCCTGATTGCCGCGCCCATCGTGCAGATCCTCCTGGGTACCGCCGGCACCCTCATCCTCCCCAAGTCCCACCCCCTGTATGGCCTGGCGGCCTTCGTTGGCAACCCCTTCCTGGCGCTGCTGGTGGCAGTAGCGCTGTCCTTCTTCCTGCTGGCCGTCCGCCGCGGCTGGTCCTTCAAGGAAACCGGTGAAATCTTCGAAGGCTCCCTGCCTCCCATCGCCTCCATCCTGATGGTGGTGGCCGCCGGCGGCGTGTTCGGCAACGTGCTGCAGGTTTCAGGTATCGGTTCGGCGCTCTCCAAGACCCTGGACACCCTGGGCGTACCCCTGCTGCTCCTTGGCTTCATCATTTCGCTGGCGCTGCGTGCGGCCCAGGGTTCAGCCACGGTGGCCATCGTGACCACCACCGGCCTGTTGTCCGCAGCGGTCAGCGGCGGCGGCTACAGCCCGGCGCAGATCGCCGTGATCGTGATCGCCATCGGCTTCGGCGCCCTGGGCCTGTCCCACGTGACGGACGCCGGCTTCTGGGTTGTGGTCCGATACTACGGGCTCACCGTTTCCGACGGCCTGAAGACCTGGACCGTGCTGACCACCGTCCTGGGCCTGGCCGGCTTCGCGCTGACCTTTGTGGCCTGGATCCTGGTGGGAGGACTGGGCGCCTGA
- a CDS encoding GNAT family N-acetyltransferase translates to MTENTASTEDTFTANVSLQRNDAEHRYELLVDGRLAVKAFFRDLPGHIDFTHTETGEEFEGQGLGKVLAHFALDDVVATGKRIIPHCPFISSYLRKHEGYGQFVDWPER, encoded by the coding sequence ATGACCGAGAACACCGCGTCCACGGAGGACACCTTCACCGCCAATGTCTCGCTGCAGCGCAATGACGCCGAGCACCGGTATGAGCTTCTGGTGGATGGAAGGCTGGCTGTCAAGGCCTTCTTCCGCGACCTTCCCGGGCACATCGACTTCACCCACACCGAGACCGGTGAGGAGTTTGAAGGCCAGGGCCTTGGCAAGGTCCTGGCGCATTTTGCCCTGGACGACGTGGTGGCCACCGGGAAGCGCATCATTCCGCACTGCCCGTTCATCTCCAGCTACCTCCGCAAGCACGAAGGCTACGGCCAATTCGTCGACTGGCCGGAACGCTGA
- a CDS encoding DUF1304 domain-containing protein — protein sequence MVLVSLLFAFLAGALHVFIFTMESLTWTRPATWKRFGLASQSDAETTRPMAYNQGFYNLFLAIGAFIGIGLVALGGPGSAQDVAGWTLIFSCCGSMLLAAAVLALTGRKYLRAALTQGTTPLVAVVLGLLATLQ from the coding sequence ATGGTCCTGGTCTCCCTTCTTTTTGCCTTCCTCGCCGGCGCGTTGCACGTCTTCATCTTCACCATGGAGTCGCTGACCTGGACACGTCCTGCCACCTGGAAGCGCTTCGGCCTGGCCTCCCAGTCCGATGCCGAGACCACCAGGCCCATGGCCTACAACCAGGGCTTCTACAACCTGTTCCTGGCCATCGGAGCATTCATCGGCATAGGACTCGTGGCGCTTGGCGGCCCGGGATCGGCGCAGGACGTGGCAGGGTGGACGCTCATCTTCAGCTGCTGCGGCTCCATGCTGCTGGCGGCCGCCGTCCTGGCCTTGACCGGGCGAAAGTACCTCCGCGCCGCCCTGACGCAGGGCACCACACCGTTGGTCGCCGTCGTGCTGGGACTCCTGGCAACGCTGCAGTAA
- a CDS encoding four-carbon acid sugar kinase family protein → MTLEADVLAAYPADMEIPAGLVAGALAASNAEVPRVLVVLDDDPTGTQSVADLPVLTRWDVEDFTWAFGQDKPAVYVLTNTRSLDPAEAAARNGEVVRNALAAAGSGLRLGFVSRSDSTLRGHYPLEPDVIAATVAAVSGEKTDGVVLVPAFPDAGRLTIGGVHYMRGTGDAKGTLVPVSETEFARDASFGFSTSVMADYVAEKSQGRFPADSVIVLDLNIIRAGAAAQDPAISAKAIADAIEPATDSTPIVADIVTENDFRALALGLEEAERRGKNLLYRVGPPFVRGRIGQEIRTALTAEEAYAGNTPSEAGGLIVVGSHVGLTTRQLNVLTAQHSSARIIEIDVEKLLGAEPDAKAHLDQTVDAVVDALRAGDVIVHTSRLLIKTDDPAESLRIARTVSAAVVDVVNRTLKTFPPRFVIAKGGITSSDVAAHGLEIRHAIVRGPMLPGIVSLWEPVDGPAKGIPYIVFAGNVGDDDSLAQVTRKLSNTF, encoded by the coding sequence GTGACGCTTGAAGCAGACGTTCTGGCCGCCTACCCGGCTGACATGGAGATCCCCGCCGGGCTGGTTGCCGGCGCGCTGGCCGCTTCCAACGCGGAGGTTCCCCGTGTCCTGGTAGTGCTCGACGACGACCCCACCGGCACGCAGTCCGTGGCGGACCTGCCCGTTCTCACCCGCTGGGACGTGGAGGACTTCACCTGGGCCTTCGGCCAGGACAAGCCCGCCGTCTACGTCCTCACGAACACCCGCAGCCTCGACCCGGCAGAGGCCGCGGCCCGCAACGGCGAAGTGGTCCGGAACGCCCTGGCAGCAGCAGGTTCCGGCCTGCGCCTAGGCTTCGTCAGCCGCAGCGACTCCACCCTCCGGGGCCACTACCCGCTGGAACCGGACGTCATCGCAGCCACTGTTGCAGCAGTGAGCGGGGAAAAGACCGACGGCGTTGTCCTGGTTCCCGCATTCCCCGACGCCGGCCGGCTCACCATCGGCGGCGTCCACTACATGCGCGGCACTGGTGACGCCAAGGGCACCCTGGTCCCCGTCTCCGAGACCGAGTTCGCCAGGGACGCCTCCTTCGGCTTCAGCACATCCGTCATGGCCGACTACGTGGCGGAAAAGTCGCAGGGCAGGTTCCCCGCAGACTCCGTGATCGTCCTGGACCTGAACATCATCCGTGCAGGCGCCGCCGCGCAGGACCCGGCCATCTCCGCCAAGGCCATTGCCGATGCCATCGAGCCGGCCACCGACTCCACGCCCATCGTGGCCGACATCGTCACCGAGAACGACTTCCGGGCACTGGCCCTGGGCCTTGAAGAAGCGGAACGCCGCGGCAAGAACCTCCTCTACCGCGTCGGCCCCCCATTCGTCCGCGGCCGCATCGGCCAGGAAATCCGCACCGCGCTCACGGCCGAAGAGGCCTATGCCGGCAACACCCCGTCAGAGGCGGGCGGCCTGATCGTGGTGGGCTCGCATGTTGGCCTCACCACCCGGCAGCTGAACGTCCTCACGGCCCAGCACAGCTCCGCGCGCATCATCGAGATCGACGTCGAAAAGCTCCTCGGCGCCGAACCGGACGCCAAGGCGCACCTGGACCAGACGGTGGACGCCGTCGTCGACGCCCTCCGCGCCGGTGACGTCATCGTCCACACCAGCCGCCTGCTCATCAAGACGGACGACCCCGCCGAGAGCCTGCGGATCGCCCGGACCGTCTCCGCCGCCGTCGTGGACGTGGTCAACCGGACCCTGAAGACCTTCCCTCCGCGGTTCGTCATCGCCAAGGGCGGCATCACCTCCTCCGACGTCGCGGCCCACGGCCTGGAAATCCGCCACGCCATTGTCCGCGGCCCCATGCTGCCCGGCATCGTCAGCCTCTGGGAACCGGTGGACGGACCTGCCAAGGGCATCCCGTACATCGTGTTCGCCGGCAACGTTGGCGACGACGACTCCCTGGCCCAGGTCACCCGCAAACTCAGCAACACCTTCTGA
- a CDS encoding helix-turn-helix transcriptional regulator, with amino-acid sequence MGQSAEFGKFLKAMRSRLSPDVAGTGPSTGARRVPGLRREEVARLAGVSTDYYVRLEQGRNIHPSRTVLDAVGRALRLDSSEHAHMLDLLENCAGAPREPGANTAQGVRPALRQLLDAVGEVPAMVLGRRSDVLAGNRMAFLLFTDFPALPPAERNLTRWTILDPAARELFRDWKTVAAEATGSLRLDVGRHPNDPQASHLVGELAVHSEHFRQWWAGHRVATRSAGTVRLHHPAVGDLELNFENLVLPEDPDQTLRVYSARPGSPSSDALALLGSLGAGTDVRPGRDPAAVGESGEAG; translated from the coding sequence ATGGGTCAAAGCGCGGAGTTCGGAAAGTTCCTCAAAGCCATGCGGTCCCGGTTGAGCCCGGACGTTGCCGGAACGGGTCCCAGCACCGGGGCCCGAAGGGTTCCGGGGCTGCGGCGGGAGGAGGTGGCGCGGCTTGCCGGCGTCAGCACCGACTATTACGTGCGGCTGGAGCAGGGGCGGAACATCCACCCCTCGCGGACGGTCCTGGATGCAGTGGGCAGGGCGCTGCGCCTGGACAGCAGCGAACACGCGCACATGCTGGACCTGCTGGAGAACTGCGCCGGCGCTCCCCGCGAACCCGGCGCGAACACTGCGCAGGGTGTCCGCCCGGCGCTGCGCCAGCTCCTCGACGCCGTGGGGGAGGTGCCCGCGATGGTGCTGGGCCGGCGCAGCGATGTCCTTGCAGGCAACCGGATGGCCTTCCTGTTGTTCACGGACTTCCCGGCACTGCCGCCCGCGGAGCGGAACCTCACCCGCTGGACCATCCTGGACCCCGCAGCCCGGGAACTGTTCAGGGACTGGAAGACGGTCGCGGCGGAGGCCACGGGATCCCTTCGGCTGGACGTGGGACGGCACCCCAACGACCCCCAGGCCAGCCACCTGGTGGGCGAGCTCGCGGTCCACAGTGAACACTTCCGCCAGTGGTGGGCCGGGCACCGGGTGGCCACCCGCTCGGCCGGCACCGTCCGGCTGCACCATCCCGCGGTAGGGGACTTGGAGCTGAACTTCGAAAACCTTGTCCTGCCGGAGGATCCTGACCAGACGCTGCGGGTGTACTCCGCGCGGCCGGGATCGCCGTCGTCGGACGCCCTTGCCCTGCTGGGCAGCCTTGGCGCGGGGACGGACGTCCGCCCGGGCCGCGACCCCGCGGCGGTGGGCGAAAGCGGAGAAGCGGGCTGA
- a CDS encoding acyltransferase, which translates to MGSAGTRGTVTGTDTADRDPAIDLVRLVCLVLVVVGHSMMVSPVLHPDGTVTTENTLAEQDWFEPVIWIFMVMPLFFVTGGITGLQSWRRLKAGGGTAAQFIRARLLRLVRPATALLATMVAGLSAAAALGVDRQVVQLVATGAGMPLWFLAAYLAAQLNIPVLAALHHRAPWLTLALLAGLVVAVDCFRGALPDLANVNLVFVWCAVQQLGFLAADGYLAPLSRSGLVGVAVAAHLLLGLVTGLGLYRGNMLVNLNPPNLTLVILGVSQLAVMELARPVLAPLAGIRWIARLLQLAGARSLTVYLWHLPLLGAMSGLLLLTPVPKPSSGTAGWWWSRPLVVLALVLLLLPATAAFGRLEERTTAPQAFRCRPAAAGAAVVVVFIPVADAALNGLSLGLLAAGTVCFTVAILLLGGLPLRRRRAVPGGRKRGPGKRGPRGIASGVK; encoded by the coding sequence ATGGGAAGCGCCGGGACGCGGGGGACAGTAACCGGAACGGACACGGCAGACCGTGATCCGGCCATCGACCTTGTCCGCCTGGTCTGCCTGGTCCTGGTGGTGGTGGGGCACTCCATGATGGTCAGCCCGGTCCTGCACCCTGATGGGACCGTGACCACCGAGAACACCCTGGCCGAGCAGGACTGGTTCGAGCCCGTCATCTGGATCTTCATGGTGATGCCTCTGTTCTTCGTCACCGGCGGCATCACGGGCCTGCAATCCTGGCGCCGGCTCAAGGCAGGCGGCGGGACGGCGGCCCAGTTCATCCGTGCGCGCCTCCTGCGGCTGGTCCGCCCGGCCACGGCGCTGCTGGCAACCATGGTGGCGGGCCTGTCCGCGGCAGCCGCGCTGGGCGTGGACCGGCAGGTGGTCCAACTCGTGGCCACCGGGGCGGGCATGCCGTTGTGGTTCCTGGCAGCCTACCTCGCGGCGCAGTTGAACATTCCAGTCCTGGCGGCGCTCCACCACCGCGCGCCCTGGCTGACCCTTGCGCTGCTGGCCGGCCTGGTGGTTGCCGTGGACTGCTTCAGGGGGGCGTTGCCGGACCTTGCCAATGTCAACCTGGTGTTCGTGTGGTGCGCCGTACAGCAGCTGGGTTTCCTGGCCGCCGATGGCTACCTGGCCCCGCTCTCCCGCTCCGGACTTGTGGGCGTCGCGGTGGCGGCACATCTGCTGCTGGGGCTGGTGACGGGGCTGGGCCTGTACCGCGGCAACATGCTGGTCAACCTCAACCCGCCCAACCTGACCCTGGTGATCCTGGGCGTTTCCCAGCTGGCGGTGATGGAACTGGCGCGGCCCGTCCTGGCACCCCTCGCCGGGATCCGCTGGATCGCCCGGCTCCTGCAGCTGGCGGGTGCCAGGTCGCTGACGGTCTACCTGTGGCACCTGCCCCTGTTGGGCGCCATGTCCGGGTTGCTGCTCCTGACGCCGGTCCCCAAACCGTCGTCCGGTACCGCTGGATGGTGGTGGTCGCGCCCGCTGGTGGTCCTTGCGCTGGTCCTCCTGCTCCTGCCGGCGACCGCAGCCTTTGGCCGCCTGGAGGAACGGACGACGGCGCCCCAGGCCTTCCGCTGCAGGCCCGCCGCCGCCGGGGCCGCCGTCGTGGTGGTCTTTATTCCCGTGGCGGACGCCGCCCTCAACGGCCTCTCACTGGGCCTGCTGGCAGCGGGTACCGTGTGTTTCACCGTGGCGATCCTCCTGCTGGGCGGTTTGCCGCTGCGGCGGCGGAGAGCCGTCCCCGGGGGCCGGAAGCGGGGTCCGGGGAAGAGGGGCCCAAGGGGCATTGCCAGCGGCGTGAAGTAG
- a CDS encoding NAD(P)-dependent oxidoreductase: protein MTSNYTVTVLGLGAMGLPMATRLASQLTVHGFDIAEPRLKLAEEAGIATFTTAREAAKGANAVLLAVRNGEQLNDVLFGENGVASVLEPGAVVILGSTVGTDAIPATVAKLAEYGVDLVDAPLSGGPKRAGEGDLLIVVGASPEAREKAAPALDLLASTLTVVGDNPGDGQALKTVNQLLCGVHIAAAAEALALADALGLDQAKTLAALEAGAAGSFMLSNRGPRILEAYDEDGAEVLSRLDIFVKDMGIVGKATRAAGLAAPVAAAAEQLYLLGQAQGLAAADDSAVIKVVAPTKRTK from the coding sequence ATGACCAGCAATTACACCGTCACCGTCCTGGGCCTTGGCGCCATGGGCCTGCCCATGGCCACCCGCCTGGCATCCCAGCTGACCGTCCACGGCTTCGACATCGCCGAGCCCCGCCTCAAGTTGGCGGAAGAAGCCGGCATCGCCACCTTCACCACGGCACGCGAAGCCGCCAAGGGCGCCAACGCAGTCCTCCTGGCCGTCCGCAACGGCGAACAGCTCAACGACGTCCTCTTCGGCGAGAACGGCGTGGCCTCCGTTCTCGAGCCGGGCGCCGTCGTGATCCTCGGCAGCACCGTGGGCACGGACGCCATTCCCGCCACCGTGGCCAAGCTGGCCGAATACGGCGTGGACCTGGTGGACGCCCCGCTGTCCGGCGGACCCAAACGCGCCGGCGAAGGTGACCTGTTGATCGTCGTGGGCGCTTCCCCCGAAGCCCGCGAGAAGGCCGCCCCGGCCCTGGACCTGCTGGCCTCCACGCTCACGGTGGTGGGCGACAACCCCGGCGACGGCCAGGCCCTGAAGACCGTCAACCAGCTCCTGTGCGGCGTCCACATCGCCGCCGCGGCCGAGGCCCTGGCCCTGGCCGACGCGCTGGGACTGGACCAGGCCAAGACCCTCGCCGCCCTGGAGGCCGGCGCCGCAGGTTCCTTCATGCTCTCCAACCGTGGCCCCCGCATCCTTGAGGCCTACGACGAGGACGGCGCCGAGGTCCTGTCCCGCCTGGACATCTTCGTCAAGGACATGGGCATCGTGGGCAAGGCCACCCGTGCCGCCGGCCTGGCAGCCCCCGTTGCCGCCGCCGCCGAGCAGCTCTACCTCCTGGGCCAGGCCCAGGGCCTCGCCGCCGCCGATGACTCCGCCGTCATCAAGGTCGTTGCGCCCACAAAGCGCACCAAGTAG
- a CDS encoding FadR/GntR family transcriptional regulator yields MARKSLVGVVADELLDRIIEGEFPPGSTVPGEHELSARHEVSRMTVREAMKTLQAQRILSVERGRGTFVNPLSRWASLEAVLRAASEGKNDADASIQLIELRRMLETGACELAAGRIAEEDIKALFNYIAAMKAAHSINDVAAFVEADLAFHDVILHASGNVFVSVLFEPLHRVLEKRRTETSAVPAIQEHAIGHHQNIAEALESRDAARSRQAMDAHMQQTLDDLKQLVLEAK; encoded by the coding sequence ATGGCACGGAAGTCACTGGTAGGCGTGGTGGCGGACGAACTGCTGGACCGCATCATCGAAGGCGAGTTTCCACCCGGTTCCACCGTTCCCGGCGAGCACGAACTGAGTGCCCGCCACGAGGTCAGCCGAATGACCGTCCGCGAAGCCATGAAGACGCTGCAGGCCCAACGCATCCTGAGCGTGGAGCGGGGCCGGGGAACATTCGTCAACCCGTTGAGCCGCTGGGCTTCGCTGGAAGCCGTGCTCCGGGCCGCGTCCGAGGGCAAAAATGATGCAGACGCCTCCATCCAGCTCATCGAACTCCGCCGGATGCTCGAAACGGGAGCCTGCGAGCTTGCGGCCGGACGGATCGCCGAGGAGGACATCAAGGCCCTCTTCAACTACATCGCGGCAATGAAGGCCGCCCACAGCATCAACGACGTCGCGGCCTTCGTGGAGGCAGACCTGGCCTTCCATGACGTCATCCTGCACGCATCCGGGAACGTCTTCGTATCGGTCCTGTTCGAGCCGCTGCACCGCGTGCTGGAAAAGCGCCGGACTGAGACCTCTGCCGTTCCGGCAATCCAGGAGCACGCCATCGGCCATCACCAGAACATTGCCGAGGCCCTGGAGTCCCGCGATGCAGCCCGGTCACGCCAGGCCATGGACGCCCACATGCAGCAAACCCTCGACGACCTGAAGCAACTGGTGCTGGAAGCCAAGTAG
- a CDS encoding class II fructose-bisphosphate aldolase has translation MQTRLDHLVTSALQQGSAVPAFTCYDFTTALAVVGAAEESGRGVILLVAPKTAATANGLRLIAALRGLADAAAVPVAVQLDHASDLKVMADAVAAGADSVLADGSSLPYEENISLVRAARALLGADVVLEAELGGLAGDEDRAFSAEQPAGQSGVDVAGLTDSAQVEDFVARTGAELLAVAVGNVHGKYKGEPRLRWDVLQDIAARVHIPLVLHGASGIPSGELVKAAAMNVGKVNFNTELRTGVLATLQDQLPAHRADGENLQGLLATWNRSAKGFAATTLATLAR, from the coding sequence ATGCAGACCCGACTGGACCACCTGGTCACCTCCGCCCTGCAGCAGGGTTCCGCGGTACCCGCTTTCACCTGCTACGACTTCACCACCGCGCTGGCCGTGGTGGGCGCCGCAGAGGAATCCGGCCGGGGCGTAATCCTGCTGGTGGCACCCAAAACCGCCGCCACCGCGAACGGACTCCGGCTCATCGCGGCGCTGCGCGGCCTGGCCGACGCTGCCGCGGTGCCTGTCGCGGTGCAGCTCGACCACGCCTCCGACCTCAAGGTCATGGCCGACGCCGTCGCGGCAGGGGCGGATTCCGTCCTCGCCGACGGTTCATCCCTTCCGTATGAGGAGAACATCTCACTTGTCCGGGCGGCCCGGGCCCTGCTGGGCGCCGACGTGGTGCTGGAAGCGGAACTGGGCGGCCTTGCAGGCGACGAGGACCGTGCCTTCTCGGCCGAGCAGCCGGCCGGCCAGTCCGGCGTGGACGTGGCAGGACTGACGGACTCGGCGCAGGTGGAGGACTTCGTAGCCCGCACCGGTGCGGAACTGCTGGCAGTGGCCGTTGGAAATGTCCACGGCAAGTACAAGGGTGAGCCGCGGCTGCGCTGGGACGTGCTGCAGGACATCGCGGCGCGGGTCCACATTCCGCTGGTCCTGCACGGCGCCTCCGGCATCCCCTCCGGGGAGCTCGTCAAGGCTGCGGCCATGAACGTGGGCAAGGTCAACTTCAACACCGAGCTCCGGACCGGGGTGCTGGCCACCCTCCAGGACCAGCTTCCCGCCCACCGCGCGGACGGGGAGAACCTGCAGGGCCTGCTGGCCACCTGGAACCGGTCGGCCAAGGGCTTTGCCGCCACCACGCTGGCCACGCTGGCACGCTGA